A genome region from Setaria italica strain Yugu1 chromosome III, Setaria_italica_v2.0, whole genome shotgun sequence includes the following:
- the LOC101778496 gene encoding lichenase-2 codes for MARQGVAAMFAMALLLGVFASIPQSAEAIGVCYGMSANNLPPASTVIDMYKANGISAMRLYAPDQGALQAVGGSGISVTVGAPNDVLSNIAASPAAAASWVRNNIQAYPSVSFRYICVGNEVAGGAAQNLAPAMENVHAALAAAGLGHIKVTTSVSQAILGVYSPPSAAEFTGEAKGYMGPVLSFLARTGSPLMANIYPYLAWAYNPSAMDMSYALFTSKGTVVQDGAYGYQNLFDTTVDAFYFAMGRHGGSGVPLVVSESGWPSGGGEQANAANARIYNQYLINHVGRGTPRHPGGIETYLFSMFNENQKDSGVEQNWGLFYPNMQHVYPISF; via the exons ATGGCAAGGCAAGGTGTAGCCGCCATGTTCGCCATGGCATTGCTCCTCGGGGTCTTTGCATCCATCCCACAAA GTGCTGAGGCCATCGGCGTGTGCTACGGCATGAGCGCCAACAacctgccgccggcgagcacggTGATCGACATGTACAAGGCGAACGGCATCTCGGCGATGCGTCTGTACGCCCCCGACCAGGGCGCACTCCAGGCCGTGGGCGGCTCGGGCATCAGCGTCACCGTCGGCGCCCCCAACGACGTGCTCTCCAACATCgccgccagccccgccgccgccgcgtcctggGTCCGCAACAACATCCAGGCGTACCCGTCCGTGTCCTTCCGCTACATCTGCGTCGGCaacgaggtcgccggcggcgcggctcaGAACCTGGCGCCGGCGATGGAGAACGTCCACGCCGCGCTGGCCGCTGCCGGGCTCGGCCACATCAAGGTGACGACGTCGGTGTCGCAGGCCATCCTGGGCGTGTACagcccgccctccgccgccgagtTCACCGGCGAGGCCAAGGGGTACATGGGCCCCGTGCTGTCGTTCCTGGCCCGGACCGGGTCGCCGCTGATGGCCAACATCTACCCGTACCTTGCGTGGGCCTACAACCCGAGCGCCATGGACATGAGCTACGCGCTCTTCACCTCCAAGGGCAcggtggtgcaggacggcgCCTACGGGTACCAGAACCTGTTCGACACGACGGTGGACGCCTTCTACTTCGCCATGGGCCGGCACGGCGGCTCCGGCGTGCCGCTGGTGGTGTCGGAGAGCGGGTggccgtccggcggcggcgagcaggcgAACGCGGCCAACGCCAGGATCTACAACCAGTACCTGATCAACCACGTCGGGCGCGGCACGCCGAGGCACCCCGGCGGCATCGAGACCTACCTCTTCTCCATGTTCAACGAGAACCAGAAGGACAGCGGCGTGGAGCAGAACTGGGGGCTCTTCTACCCCAACATGCAGCACGTCTACCCCATCAGCTTCTGA